The following coding sequences lie in one Flexivirga oryzae genomic window:
- a CDS encoding EamA family transporter, with the protein MIHKFLLDLKSVRAHDRPMPIRHRLLAGLVAVLWGVNFLAIHASLEQFPPYFLVALRWTLIAVPTVLFVPRPQVPLRYLLGYGIGFGVLQFAFLYSAMDAGLPTGLASLVLQCSAPFTVLLGVLVGERLTPARALGVVVAVTGLAIVGSQRVGGATWWPFVLSLCAGLGWAFGNLSSRLANPPKPLHLTLWMTVVLPVPMLGLSLLVEGPRQIVDSITTSGHAWVAWSGLIYTCVLGSVAGSGIWTWLMARHPASTVAPYSMLVPVVGLSTAWAVLGERPGPVELVGALVVVVGVLLTSRAPGSAPAPAQPELAVHSKATTGCPVTHQ; encoded by the coding sequence ATGATCCACAAATTCTTGCTGGACCTGAAGAGTGTTCGGGCGCACGATCGACCCATGCCGATCCGTCACCGCCTGCTCGCCGGGCTCGTCGCCGTCCTCTGGGGCGTGAACTTCCTGGCGATCCACGCGTCGCTGGAGCAGTTCCCGCCATACTTCCTCGTGGCGCTGCGCTGGACGCTGATCGCGGTGCCGACCGTCCTGTTCGTGCCACGCCCGCAGGTGCCGCTGCGCTACCTGCTGGGGTACGGCATCGGGTTCGGCGTGCTGCAGTTCGCCTTCCTCTACAGCGCGATGGACGCGGGTCTGCCGACCGGCCTGGCCTCGCTGGTGCTGCAGTGTTCGGCACCGTTCACCGTGCTGCTCGGTGTGCTCGTGGGGGAGCGGCTCACACCGGCCCGGGCACTCGGCGTCGTCGTCGCGGTCACGGGGCTGGCCATCGTCGGGTCGCAGCGTGTCGGCGGGGCCACCTGGTGGCCGTTCGTGCTCAGCCTGTGCGCCGGTCTCGGCTGGGCGTTCGGCAACCTGTCGAGCAGACTGGCGAACCCGCCCAAACCGCTGCACCTCACGCTGTGGATGACCGTGGTGCTTCCGGTGCCGATGCTCGGCCTCTCGCTGCTCGTGGAGGGACCGCGACAGATCGTCGACTCGATCACCACCTCGGGGCACGCCTGGGTCGCCTGGTCCGGCCTGATCTACACCTGCGTGCTCGGCAGCGTCGCGGGCAGCGGTATCTGGACCTGGCTGATGGCACGGCACCCGGCGAGCACCGTGGCGCCATACTCCATGCTCGTGCCGGTCGTGGGACTCAGCACCGCCTGGGCAGTGCTCGGTGAGCGGCCCGGGCCGGTCGAACTCGTGGGCGCCCTGGTGGTCGTCGTCGGTGTGCTGCTCACCTCCAGGGCACCGGGATCGGCTCCCGCGCCGGCGCAACCGGAGTTGGCGGTTCACAGCAAGGCCACAACTGGTTGCCCGGTAACGCATCAGTGA
- a CDS encoding LysR family transcriptional regulator: MESRHLTLLRELRDRGSVAAVAATTWRTPSAVSQQLRTAERDLGVRLVEPDGRGLRLTDEGRVLAEAALDVETALARAQARLDEFRDRLAGEVRVAALPSAIEYLAPRLLTGLRDVPIDVRLDDVDVAEEDFVGLADDYDVVIGHTVRAVPQRRRGLAIEEVVREPLDIVIPVDHRWATRRSIAPDEAIGEPWVATPPGYPFRRLLERIERAAGRPAEVVQEVRDNRVVEALVAAGVGIALLPRFTTRPNPAVRLLRLRDVDSARLVLAMARRDRAERAAVRRVIQELIAIGAGLGAGSRE; this comes from the coding sequence ATGGAGTCAAGACATCTGACCCTGCTGCGCGAGCTGCGCGACCGCGGCAGCGTCGCCGCCGTCGCGGCCACGACCTGGCGCACCCCGTCCGCGGTATCGCAGCAGCTGCGCACGGCCGAACGTGATCTCGGCGTCCGTCTGGTCGAACCGGACGGTCGCGGGCTGCGGCTCACCGACGAGGGCCGTGTGCTGGCCGAGGCCGCCCTCGATGTCGAGACGGCGCTTGCGCGGGCCCAGGCTCGCCTCGACGAGTTCCGCGATCGGCTCGCCGGGGAGGTGCGGGTCGCGGCGCTGCCCAGCGCCATCGAATACCTCGCGCCACGGCTGCTGACCGGGCTGCGCGACGTGCCGATCGACGTGCGACTGGACGACGTCGACGTGGCCGAGGAGGACTTCGTCGGCCTCGCCGACGACTACGACGTCGTGATCGGGCACACCGTGCGCGCCGTGCCGCAGCGCCGGCGCGGCCTGGCGATCGAGGAAGTGGTGCGGGAGCCGCTCGACATCGTCATACCCGTCGATCACCGGTGGGCGACCCGGCGCAGCATCGCACCGGACGAGGCGATCGGCGAGCCGTGGGTGGCGACTCCGCCCGGGTATCCGTTCCGCCGGCTGCTGGAGCGCATCGAGCGCGCCGCGGGCCGGCCCGCCGAGGTGGTGCAGGAGGTGCGCGACAACCGGGTGGTGGAGGCGCTGGTCGCGGCGGGTGTCGGCATCGCATTGCTGCCGCGCTTCACCACCCGCCCGAACCCGGCGGTGCGGCTGCTGCGGTTGCGCGACGTCGACAGCGCACGGCTGGTGCTGGCGATGGCCCGGCGCGACCGGGCGGAGCGGGCGGCGGTGCGGCGCGTCATACAGGAGCTGATCGCGATCGGGGCCGGCCTGGGCGCCGGGTCCCGCGAGTAA
- a CDS encoding DUF4229 domain-containing protein, with protein sequence MIRYTIWRLLIFVVVLLVLFAVGFRSWALLILSALISLVVSFFALSGAREQFAEQVDRKVSERRARVEAFRNADDDDLDEDE encoded by the coding sequence ATGATCCGCTACACCATCTGGCGACTGCTCATCTTCGTGGTCGTACTGCTCGTCCTGTTCGCCGTCGGCTTCCGCAGCTGGGCGCTGCTCATCCTGTCCGCGCTGATCTCGCTGGTCGTGTCGTTCTTCGCGTTGAGCGGGGCGCGTGAGCAGTTCGCCGAGCAGGTGGACCGCAAGGTGTCCGAGCGCCGCGCGCGCGTCGAGGCGTTCCGCAACGCGGACGACGACGACCTCGACGAGGACGAGTAG
- the ccsB gene encoding c-type cytochrome biogenesis protein CcsB — MISFTSTPSISFGGHATDVGLSNLSNNFLYASAVVLALAMLSFALDLAGHPGRVARAEEREAQLASGSGAAAAADGSGHTTVLERTAQAEGAIPPEKRQWAGIGMSLSWLGWLLLTACVVFRAASVGRPPLGNMYEFAIVGAFFVMTAFLVWSLKSDIRSLGIFVVGPTLLTEMLAALVFYTAASELMPSLKNYWLTIHVTVAILSVAFFTISFSTTILYFVQKWREDIHDTKYTFMDAVPGSEVLDRTTYGLLIIAFPLWTFTLIAGAIWAQKAWGHYWSWDPKEVWTLVIWVVYAAYLHARATAGWSGKKAAYLSLAGFGCVLFNFCVVNVFIVGMHSYSGM, encoded by the coding sequence ATGATCAGTTTCACGTCCACGCCCAGCATCTCCTTCGGCGGTCACGCGACCGACGTCGGACTGTCCAACCTGTCCAACAACTTCCTCTACGCCTCGGCGGTCGTGCTGGCGCTGGCCATGCTGTCCTTCGCGCTGGACCTGGCCGGTCACCCGGGCCGGGTGGCGCGTGCGGAGGAGCGCGAGGCGCAGCTGGCGTCGGGCAGCGGCGCGGCCGCGGCGGCCGACGGAAGCGGTCACACGACCGTCCTGGAGCGCACGGCACAGGCCGAGGGCGCCATACCACCGGAGAAGCGGCAGTGGGCCGGCATCGGTATGTCCCTGTCGTGGCTCGGCTGGCTGCTGCTGACCGCGTGCGTGGTCTTCCGCGCGGCGTCCGTGGGGCGCCCGCCGCTGGGCAACATGTACGAGTTCGCCATCGTCGGGGCGTTCTTCGTGATGACCGCGTTCCTGGTCTGGAGCCTGAAGAGCGACATCCGGTCGCTCGGCATCTTCGTGGTCGGTCCGACGCTGCTGACCGAGATGCTCGCCGCGCTGGTCTTCTACACCGCCGCCAGTGAGCTGATGCCGTCGCTGAAGAACTACTGGCTGACCATCCACGTCACCGTCGCGATCCTGTCGGTCGCGTTCTTCACCATCTCCTTCTCCACCACGATCCTGTACTTCGTGCAGAAGTGGCGCGAGGACATCCACGACACGAAGTACACGTTCATGGACGCCGTGCCCGGCTCGGAGGTCCTGGACCGCACCACCTACGGGCTGCTGATCATCGCCTTCCCGCTGTGGACGTTCACCCTGATCGCCGGCGCCATCTGGGCGCAGAAGGCCTGGGGCCACTACTGGAGCTGGGATCCCAAGGAGGTCTGGACGCTGGTCATCTGGGTCGTCTACGCCGCCTACCTGCACGCCCGCGCGACCGCCGGGTGGAGCGGCAAGAAGGCCGCCTACCTGTCGCTGGCCGGTTTCGGCTGCGTCCTGTTCAACTTCTGCGTCGTCAACGTCTTCATCGTCGGCATGCACTCCTACTCGGGTATGTGA
- the resB gene encoding cytochrome c biogenesis protein ResB — MAETTTKPGKKARPKPGRKQPVLAPKIGVVGMLRWLWRQLTSMRTALFLLLLLAVAAVPGSIFPQRSIDASRVATYLQDHKAIGPWLDKLSMFDVYGAPWFAAIYILLLISLVGCVLPRCVIHLKALRSPLPRVPKRLTRLPATAERNIDARPEDVVTAARETLRRKGYRVRVDDPVDGVQAVTAEGGRLRETGNLLFHLCLLVLVLAVAADHLLGWRGDVIVPEGSEPFVSAVGSYNTLDLGPWVDTDKAIKPWSMKVDNLDVTFEKNVPKSSPQYGQPRDFRATVTTSATPDGTKTTRRLAVNDAVKLDGTSVYLLGNGYAPMITVKSPTGKVLYHQETPFLPQDNGYRSVGAIKVPAASPKELGFYGFFLPTASFSNSQGPISTYAGLDDPALVLGAYQGQLFPDSQPQSVYTLNIAKMTRIMDGNKPWSAVVRPGQTVKLPDGTTISMSKTIPRWAGLSARYDPGKGTALLAALIGLAGLIMSMTLRRRRIFVKVSTGGGDDPEGSAGDGRSLITAGALAKGEDPRLQVALDNLLDGVEGRLGTTPTSQAGPAR; from the coding sequence TTGGCTGAAACCACCACCAAGCCGGGCAAGAAGGCCCGCCCGAAGCCCGGCCGCAAGCAGCCGGTGCTGGCGCCCAAGATCGGCGTCGTCGGCATGCTGCGCTGGCTGTGGCGGCAGCTGACCTCGATGCGCACAGCGCTGTTCCTGCTGCTGCTGCTCGCGGTGGCCGCGGTGCCCGGGTCGATCTTCCCGCAGCGCAGCATCGACGCCTCCCGCGTCGCCACCTACCTGCAGGACCACAAAGCGATCGGGCCGTGGCTGGACAAGTTGTCGATGTTCGACGTGTATGGCGCCCCCTGGTTCGCCGCCATCTACATCCTGCTGCTGATCTCGCTCGTCGGGTGCGTGCTGCCACGTTGCGTCATACACCTGAAGGCGCTGCGCTCGCCGTTGCCGCGGGTGCCCAAACGGCTCACCCGGTTGCCCGCCACCGCGGAACGCAACATCGACGCACGACCCGAGGACGTCGTCACGGCGGCGCGGGAAACGTTGCGGCGCAAGGGATACCGCGTCCGCGTCGACGACCCGGTCGACGGCGTGCAGGCGGTCACCGCAGAGGGCGGGCGGTTGCGCGAGACCGGCAACCTGCTGTTCCACCTGTGCCTGCTGGTGCTCGTCCTCGCGGTCGCGGCCGACCACCTGCTGGGCTGGCGCGGCGACGTGATCGTGCCCGAGGGCAGCGAACCGTTCGTGAGCGCGGTCGGCAGCTACAACACCCTCGACCTCGGCCCGTGGGTCGACACCGACAAGGCGATCAAGCCCTGGAGCATGAAGGTCGACAACCTCGACGTCACCTTCGAGAAGAACGTCCCGAAGAGTTCGCCGCAGTACGGCCAGCCGCGCGACTTCCGCGCGACGGTGACCACCAGCGCGACACCGGACGGGACCAAGACCACCCGCCGGCTCGCGGTCAACGACGCGGTCAAGCTGGACGGCACCTCGGTCTACCTGCTCGGCAACGGCTACGCGCCGATGATCACCGTCAAGAGCCCGACCGGGAAGGTGCTCTACCACCAGGAGACGCCGTTCCTTCCGCAGGACAACGGCTACCGGTCGGTCGGCGCGATCAAGGTGCCGGCGGCGTCGCCGAAGGAGCTGGGCTTCTACGGGTTCTTCCTGCCGACCGCATCGTTCAGTAATAGCCAGGGGCCGATCTCGACCTACGCCGGCCTGGACGACCCGGCCCTGGTGCTCGGCGCCTACCAGGGTCAGCTCTTCCCGGACAGCCAGCCGCAGTCGGTCTACACGCTCAACATTGCGAAGATGACCCGGATCATGGACGGGAACAAGCCGTGGAGCGCCGTGGTGCGGCCCGGGCAGACCGTCAAACTGCCGGACGGCACCACGATCTCGATGAGCAAGACCATCCCGCGCTGGGCGGGCCTGTCCGCCCGTTACGACCCGGGCAAGGGCACCGCGCTGCTCGCGGCACTGATCGGGCTGGCCGGCCTCATCATGTCGATGACCCTGCGTCGGCGCCGGATCTTCGTCAAGGTCAGCACCGGCGGGGGCGACGACCCCGAAGGCTCCGCGGGCGACGGGCGTAGTCTGATCACGGCCGGGGCTCTCGCCAAGGGCGAGGACCCGCGTCTCCAGGTCGCGCTCGACAACCTCCTCGACGGCGTCGAGGGACGACTAGGAACAACCCCCACATCCCAGGCAGGTCCGGCTCGATGA
- a CDS encoding cytochrome c biogenesis CcdA family protein, whose product MTANAAQTVATGSLPIAVVLAVAAGVVSFASPCVLPLVPGFLGYVTGLTDERRKTRLVTGALLFVLGFSVVLVSVAAAYSWVLNLKYLHQDVMIRVSGVIVILLALVYLGFIGQRGIPVRWKPSAGLVGAPLLGAVFGLSASPCVGPVYGAILNLANPIGDSCASRGVTLAAFYCLGLGIPFLLIAAGWSRAESWSRWLRDHHRPIQLVGGILMLVVGLIMVSGQWLHLISWIQIRLTGSDTFVPVI is encoded by the coding sequence ATGACCGCGAACGCCGCGCAGACGGTTGCCACGGGCAGCCTGCCGATCGCCGTCGTGCTGGCGGTCGCTGCCGGTGTGGTGTCGTTCGCGTCGCCGTGCGTGCTCCCTCTGGTGCCGGGTTTCCTCGGTTACGTCACCGGGCTGACCGACGAGCGGCGCAAGACCCGGTTGGTGACCGGCGCGCTGCTCTTCGTGCTCGGCTTCTCCGTGGTGCTGGTCAGCGTCGCCGCGGCATACAGCTGGGTGCTGAACCTCAAGTACCTCCACCAGGACGTGATGATCCGGGTCAGCGGTGTCATCGTGATCCTGCTGGCCCTGGTCTACCTCGGCTTCATCGGCCAGCGCGGCATCCCGGTGCGGTGGAAGCCGTCCGCCGGGCTGGTCGGCGCCCCGCTGCTGGGCGCGGTCTTCGGCCTCAGCGCCAGCCCCTGCGTCGGACCCGTGTATGGCGCGATCCTCAATCTTGCCAACCCGATCGGTGACTCCTGCGCATCGCGCGGGGTGACCCTTGCGGCGTTCTACTGCCTCGGGCTCGGCATCCCGTTCCTGCTCATCGCGGCCGGCTGGTCGCGCGCGGAGTCCTGGTCGCGCTGGCTGCGTGACCACCACCGGCCGATCCAACTGGTCGGTGGCATCCTCATGCTGGTCGTGGGACTGATCATGGTGTCGGGGCAGTGGTTGCACCTGATCTCCTGGATCCAGATCCGGCTGACCGGCTCCGACACGTTTGTTCCGGTGATCTGA
- a CDS encoding TlpA family protein disulfide reductase, whose product MTARRRGMAAALALTCLATLGLAACSSDGNSITKQANQGDDKNYLAGDGTLAQLAPGQRGKPVVLSGKLLDGAAWSTRNYPGKVIVVNVWGSWCPPCKSETPDLEKAWVKLKKKGVLMVGVDRQEGPQTAAAYLQSAGVTYPSLRDDGGAALVALQGKASATPSTLVLDKQHRIAARVSGPTTTATLTGLVDDVLAKG is encoded by the coding sequence ATGACCGCGCGCAGGAGGGGTATGGCGGCAGCGCTCGCGCTGACCTGCCTGGCGACCCTCGGCCTCGCTGCCTGCAGCAGCGACGGCAACTCGATCACCAAACAGGCCAACCAGGGGGACGACAAGAACTACCTGGCCGGTGACGGCACCCTCGCCCAGCTGGCGCCGGGCCAACGCGGCAAGCCGGTCGTCCTGTCCGGGAAGCTGCTGGACGGCGCGGCCTGGTCGACCAGGAACTACCCGGGCAAGGTCATCGTCGTGAACGTCTGGGGTTCGTGGTGCCCGCCGTGCAAGTCCGAGACCCCGGACCTGGAGAAGGCCTGGGTCAAGCTCAAGAAGAAGGGCGTGCTGATGGTCGGCGTCGACCGCCAGGAGGGCCCGCAGACCGCAGCGGCCTACCTGCAGTCCGCCGGTGTCACCTACCCGTCGCTGCGCGACGACGGGGGAGCGGCACTGGTCGCGCTGCAGGGCAAGGCCTCCGCGACCCCGTCCACCCTCGTCCTCGACAAGCAGCACCGCATCGCCGCCCGGGTCTCCGGGCCGACGACCACCGCCACGCTCACCGGGCTCGTCGACGACGTGCTCGCGAAGGGGTGA
- a CDS encoding histidine phosphatase family protein, whose protein sequence is MTETVVHLVRHGEVDNPGGVLYGRMPGFHLSELGRQMAKLTAAYLADRDITHLVSSPLERAQETVEPLAEALKLPVELDDRVIEAGNDFEGLTVGKNPKQLLNPRFWSKLTNPLKPSWGEPYAEIAERMDAATRDARAQAEGHEAVIVSHQLPVWIARLHFEGKRLWHDPRRRQCTLASVTSVVFDDDRFVRIDYAEPARELLPDAIEAAGSALGSGRK, encoded by the coding sequence GTGACTGAGACCGTCGTGCACCTGGTCCGGCACGGGGAGGTGGACAACCCCGGTGGTGTCCTCTACGGCCGGATGCCGGGCTTCCACCTGTCCGAGCTCGGCCGGCAGATGGCCAAGCTGACGGCGGCATACCTCGCCGACCGCGACATCACCCACCTGGTCTCCTCGCCGCTGGAGCGCGCCCAGGAGACCGTCGAACCGCTCGCCGAGGCGCTCAAGCTGCCCGTGGAGCTGGACGACCGGGTGATCGAGGCGGGCAACGACTTCGAGGGCCTGACCGTCGGCAAGAACCCCAAGCAACTGCTCAACCCGCGGTTCTGGAGCAAGCTGACCAACCCGCTCAAGCCCAGCTGGGGTGAGCCGTATGCCGAGATCGCCGAGCGCATGGACGCCGCGACCCGGGATGCGCGCGCGCAGGCGGAGGGCCACGAGGCCGTCATCGTCAGCCACCAGCTGCCGGTCTGGATCGCGCGCCTGCACTTCGAGGGCAAGCGGCTGTGGCACGACCCGCGCCGGCGGCAGTGCACGCTCGCGTCCGTGACCAGCGTGGTGTTCGACGACGACCGGTTCGTCCGCATCGACTACGCCGAACCCGCCCGGGAGCTGCTGCCCGACGCCATCGAGGCGGCCGGCTCTGCGTTGGGAAGTGGTCGGAAATGA
- the hemL gene encoding glutamate-1-semialdehyde 2,1-aminomutase: protein MTSTPTEHPTVHDEASAALLQRARAVTPGGVNSPVRAFRAVGGTPRFIASAKGPWLTDVDGNRYVDLICSWGPMILGHAHPDVLAAVQQAATQGFSFGTPSENEVALAEEIVSRVAPLEQVRLVNSGTEATMSALRLARGATGRSTVVKFAGCYHGHVDPLLAAAGSGVATFALPDSAGVPASAAHETIVLPYNDVAAVEAAFAEHGDEIACVITEASPGNMGVVPPAPGFTSALRRITKEHGALLISDEVMTGFRCSAAGWYGLEGEPEGGAPDLFTFGKVMGGGFPAAAFGGRADLLANLAPDGPVYQAGTLSGNPVATAAGLATLRGCTAEVYDRIGVVAHAIADGASAALTAHGVPHTVQWAGSMFSVFFREGAVRNYEDAKAQDTAAFGRFFHSMLDQGVHLPPSSYEAWFVSASHDDAAVEHVLAALPAAAAAAAGS, encoded by the coding sequence ATGACGAGCACGCCCACCGAGCACCCGACTGTTCACGACGAGGCGTCGGCGGCGCTGCTGCAGCGCGCCCGGGCGGTCACCCCGGGTGGCGTCAACTCGCCGGTCCGCGCCTTCCGCGCGGTCGGCGGCACACCCCGCTTCATCGCCTCCGCGAAGGGTCCGTGGCTGACCGACGTCGATGGCAACCGCTACGTCGACCTGATCTGCTCCTGGGGTCCGATGATCCTCGGCCACGCCCACCCCGACGTGCTGGCCGCCGTGCAGCAGGCCGCGACCCAGGGCTTCAGCTTCGGCACGCCGAGCGAGAACGAAGTGGCCCTCGCCGAGGAGATCGTCTCCCGCGTCGCGCCGCTGGAGCAGGTGCGGCTGGTCAACAGCGGCACCGAGGCGACGATGTCCGCCCTGCGGCTGGCGCGTGGCGCGACCGGCCGCAGCACCGTGGTGAAGTTCGCCGGCTGCTACCACGGCCACGTCGACCCGCTGCTGGCCGCGGCCGGTTCCGGGGTGGCCACCTTCGCGCTGCCGGACTCCGCCGGCGTCCCCGCCTCGGCCGCGCACGAGACGATCGTGCTGCCCTACAACGACGTCGCAGCCGTCGAGGCCGCGTTCGCCGAGCACGGCGACGAGATCGCCTGCGTGATCACCGAGGCGTCCCCGGGCAACATGGGTGTCGTCCCGCCCGCACCCGGTTTCACCAGCGCCCTGCGCCGGATCACCAAGGAGCACGGTGCGCTGCTGATCTCCGACGAGGTGATGACCGGCTTCCGCTGCTCCGCCGCCGGCTGGTACGGCCTGGAGGGGGAGCCCGAGGGCGGCGCCCCCGACCTGTTCACCTTCGGCAAGGTCATGGGCGGTGGCTTCCCCGCCGCGGCCTTCGGCGGCCGGGCCGACCTGCTGGCCAACCTCGCGCCGGACGGGCCCGTCTACCAGGCGGGCACCCTGTCCGGGAACCCGGTCGCGACCGCGGCCGGGCTGGCGACGCTGCGCGGCTGCACCGCCGAGGTCTACGACCGCATCGGCGTCGTCGCGCACGCGATCGCCGACGGCGCCTCCGCGGCCCTCACCGCGCACGGGGTGCCGCACACCGTCCAGTGGGCCGGCTCGATGTTCTCGGTCTTCTTCCGCGAGGGCGCCGTCCGCAACTACGAGGACGCCAAGGCGCAGGACACCGCCGCGTTCGGCCGGTTCTTCCATTCGATGCTGGATCAGGGTGTGCACCTGCCGCCGAGCTCGTACGAGGCGTGGTTCGTCAGCGCGTCCCACGACGACGCCGCGGTCGAGCACGTCCTGGCCGCGCTCCCGGCAGCCGCGGCGGCCGCGGCCGGCTCCTGA
- a CDS encoding MarR family transcriptional regulator — protein sequence MPEPAVPEAATPQTDASWLTDDEQAAWRAYLRGSRLLEFVLDAELQRAGMSLAEYELLSMLSEAPGHVMRMSRLADLTVQSRSRVTHSATRLERRGWVERRKAVDDGRGIELKLTDEGWAAVQDAARVHVASVQNHLIRQMDPQLFASLGEAMSSVRDHLLGVHYNP from the coding sequence GTGCCCGAGCCCGCCGTACCCGAAGCCGCGACGCCGCAGACCGACGCGTCGTGGCTGACCGATGACGAGCAGGCGGCCTGGCGCGCCTACCTGCGCGGCAGCCGGCTGCTGGAGTTCGTGCTCGACGCGGAGCTGCAGCGGGCCGGGATGTCCCTCGCGGAGTACGAACTGCTGTCGATGCTGTCCGAGGCGCCCGGCCACGTGATGCGGATGAGCCGACTCGCCGACCTCACCGTCCAGTCGCGCAGCCGCGTCACCCACTCGGCCACCCGGCTGGAACGGCGCGGCTGGGTCGAGCGGCGCAAGGCGGTCGACGACGGCCGGGGGATCGAACTCAAGCTGACCGACGAGGGCTGGGCCGCCGTCCAGGACGCCGCCCGCGTGCACGTCGCGAGCGTCCAGAACCACCTGATCCGGCAGATGGACCCGCAGCTGTTCGCCTCGCTCGGCGAGGCCATGAGCAGCGTCCGCGACCACCTCCTCGGAGTCCACTACAACCCGTAG
- a CDS encoding YceI family protein — translation MSTTTTTLDGLSTGTWNIDPAHSALGFQVRHMMVSKVRGKFDEFTATLTVGESLEDSSVAAEVTMASINTGVADRDNHLRTNDFFEVETYPTMTFRSTKLTPTELTGDLTIKNVTKPVTFDVELGGIGPDPYGNTRAGFEATLEINRKEFGVDIEMPLQGGGVVVGDKVKITLDLEFVKAQA, via the coding sequence ATGAGCACCACGACCACCACCCTCGATGGCCTGAGCACCGGCACCTGGAACATCGACCCCGCACACAGCGCCCTGGGCTTCCAGGTGCGCCACATGATGGTGAGCAAGGTCCGCGGCAAGTTCGACGAGTTCACCGCGACCCTCACCGTCGGCGAGTCCCTCGAGGACTCCAGCGTGGCGGCCGAGGTCACGATGGCCTCGATCAACACCGGTGTCGCCGACCGCGACAACCACCTGCGCACCAACGACTTCTTCGAGGTCGAGACCTACCCCACCATGACCTTCAGGTCCACCAAGCTCACCCCGACCGAGCTGACCGGTGACCTGACGATCAAGAATGTCACCAAGCCCGTCACCTTCGACGTGGAGCTCGGCGGCATCGGCCCCGACCCGTACGGCAACACCCGCGCCGGGTTCGAGGCCACCCTCGAGATCAACCGCAAGGAGTTCGGCGTCGACATCGAGATGCCGCTGCAGGGTGGCGGCGTCGTCGTCGGCGACAAGGTCAAGATCACCCTCGACCTGGAGTTCGTGAAGGCGCAGGCCTGA
- the hemB gene encoding porphobilinogen synthase, with translation MIDSSGDTAQTRAAARHRAAIGNPWALPAGSPRPRRLRTTPAMRRLVAETRLHPADLILPMFVKEGAQDPIALQSMPGVQQHTLDSLVKAAREAVDAGVGGLMIFGVPEKRDEIGSGGTDPDGILNVALSRLRDELGDDTVLMSDLCLDEFTSHGHCGVLDAQGRVDNDATLERYADMGVAQAEAGAHLVGPSGMMDGQVAVIRRALDDASHTDVGILAYAAKYASAAYGPFREAVESTLQGDRRTYQQDSANRTEALREVQLDLDEGADLVMVKPALPYLDIVRDVREMSDVPVVAYQISGEMAMIEAAAANGWIDRDAMVLEMLTSIKRAGAQAVLTYYATEVAQRLHGV, from the coding sequence ATGATCGACAGCAGCGGCGACACCGCGCAGACCAGGGCGGCCGCCCGGCACCGCGCGGCGATCGGGAACCCGTGGGCACTGCCCGCGGGTTCCCCCCGTCCCCGCCGCCTGCGGACCACCCCGGCGATGCGCCGGCTGGTCGCCGAGACCCGGCTGCACCCGGCCGATCTGATCCTGCCGATGTTCGTCAAGGAGGGCGCGCAGGACCCGATCGCGCTGCAGTCCATGCCGGGTGTCCAGCAGCACACGCTCGACTCGCTGGTGAAGGCGGCCCGCGAGGCGGTCGACGCCGGCGTCGGCGGGCTGATGATCTTCGGCGTGCCGGAGAAGCGCGACGAGATCGGTTCCGGCGGAACCGATCCCGACGGCATCCTGAACGTCGCGCTATCCCGCCTGCGGGACGAACTCGGCGACGACACGGTGCTGATGTCGGACCTGTGCCTGGACGAGTTCACCTCGCACGGGCACTGCGGTGTGCTCGACGCGCAGGGTCGGGTCGACAACGACGCGACGCTCGAGCGGTATGCCGACATGGGCGTCGCCCAGGCGGAAGCGGGCGCGCATCTGGTCGGCCCGTCCGGGATGATGGACGGTCAGGTCGCGGTGATCCGCCGGGCCCTGGACGACGCCAGTCACACCGATGTCGGGATCCTCGCGTATGCCGCGAAATACGCCTCCGCGGCATACGGGCCGTTCCGTGAGGCAGTGGAGTCCACCCTGCAGGGCGACCGGCGCACCTACCAGCAGGACAGCGCCAACCGCACCGAGGCGTTGCGTGAGGTGCAGCTCGATCTGGACGAGGGCGCCGACCTGGTCATGGTCAAACCGGCGCTGCCCTACCTGGACATCGTGCGCGACGTCCGTGAGATGAGCGATGTGCCGGTCGTGGCCTATCAGATCAGCGGCGAGATGGCGATGATCGAGGCGGCCGCCGCCAACGGGTGGATCGATCGCGACGCGATGGTGCTGGAGATGCTGACCTCGATCAAGCGGGCCGGCGCCCAGGCCGTGCTGACCTACTACGCCACCGAGGTCGCCCAGCGCCTGCACGGCGTCTGA